Genomic DNA from Methanofastidiosum sp.:
TATTCCGTATCGTCCCAGACCTTTGCTAAGACGAATAGGGCCTCCTTCTCCTTCTCAAGGCTAGAAAATTTTGAGAGCTCATCGTCGTTTGGTGGCCTTACCTCTGTCTTGTAAATAAGGCCTTTTTTCTCAAAGGACTCGATAATCTCGCCTACTATCTGGTCCTTGTGGTCGACGGTGACCCTTGCACGCTTCAAAAGTTCTGGTAGTGCCTTCTTCACAGCGTCAATCCTTATGACGTCCCCCTGGCTATCCAGCATCTCTGCCGATGCCGGGCCGAATATGAAGAAGTCCTCCTCGCCGTTCACCTTGAAGAACTCGCCCTGAAATCTGAATGAGTCTTCCATGATCTAAACTTCCATTAGCTCTTTGATTCTATCATTAATCTTTAGAACAGTCACGTCAAGTTCCTCCATGGCGGAGTTGTATAGAAACATAGTTCTCGTCATCTTCCGCTTCATCGGAACTCCAAGAGGAGGGGGCTCGACAAACTTTGCATACATGACAAGGGCGGAAACGCTTGCAGAATCAGTTGTTCTTGCCGGCGTTATGGACTGCCTTAGATTTCCAGTTCTAACTGGTGATCTGGATTTTGCAAGATTAGAAGTCCTGAGTGCCCAGTTAGCTATCTCCTCAGAAACAATCCTGTCAACTTCAAACGGGGCCTTTTTTAGAACTGATTTCAAAGGTTCTGCCTTTATATCAAGAGAAATATTTATCATATGTAGCGTTTATGTTTTCAATAGAGCTGTCATATTCTGGAAGCGGCTTGTAAGTTATTCCATTGTCGCCGGGATATGGCTTTTTGTGCAATACCTTGAGGATCCATATCTCATGGGGTATACCGTCCGGAAATGCTTCACACTTTTTGTCATTTCTGTAATGGACGCACATCTTGCATAGATTTATGCCACGTGTTACAAATTCTCCTGCGACAAATCTCCTGCCCGGATCATCCTTCTTAAGCTCTGATATTTGCATCACCTAGGTAGTCCACATCATAGATTTTGACCTTTATATTTTTTTGTCTTTCTGGGTCCATGCCTTCATTGTACAGTAGTTCTTTTTCAGACTCTGTAAGATCCCTGAAAGAAGTGTTATTTATGCGGAAAATTGATCCGTTTTGCAGTATGACTTCCTCCTGGGCGTACTCATATGAATTTCCAATATAAATCACCCTTGTTCCGTAAGGGACGTGGATTTTAAGCATTGTTATATGGCCTTCGCTTACCTGCATGTAATGATAACCAAAAGCAAGGGCAATGTCGCTATCCTTGCTTGTGCTTGAAAATCCCTTGTCATCGAAAATATCCTTTAGCTCAGGATCATTTGGATCAAGGATATGATCTAATATGTCAGCTTCATCAAGGCCCCTCCAAAGAAGAACACCTTCTTCGTTGATTTTGCTTCCTTCTAAATTGAATATCTTTTTCATTGTTTCAATCGCTTTCAGTGCACGCTCTATCTGAAGCTTGTAGGATATCCTCTTTAGATAATCCAAGGGGTGCCTCAATATCGTGTTTATGTAATAGGAAGTGGAGGAGTATTCCCATAGAGCATCCTGCATCTCTTCGGTGAAGTCTTTCCTCTTCTCAGCTGGCACATCATCCCACCTTTTGGTAACTGGCCCTATCCGGAACTCATAGTAGCACCTGCAGTTCGGATGAAGCGGTGGATTGCCAAATGAGGTTTCTGAATCAATGGGAAGCCATCCCTCTTTTGAGGCCTGGACACAGCTAACACATGCAAGGCCATCTTCAGTAAAAATGAATCTCTTCTCGGTGGCACCAAGATCCTTTGCCGCCCGCTCTGATGCGAAGCTGAACGCTCTCGTTCCTTCGGTCCTTGCCACCATCCGCCAGTAGTAAGAATCCCTTCTTTCGAAATAATCCTCTGACAATCTTTTTCTGACTGTCTGCCAGTTGTAGCCTTTTAGAATTTCTTCCTCGATAATCTTGAATATGTTCTCCTTTTCCCTATCCTCCCACTTATCGAAGAAGGGCGAGACGTAACTCTCAAAATACTCCTTCCGGTATTTCAGTATGTTTGGATTGATATCATCTTTTGAGATTATTTTTGCGTATTTAGAAATTGTATTTAGGTAAGCATGATTAAAAATAAGATGAATATTGGCCCTAAGCTCGGCGCCTAGCTTTAGTGTAACGTCTGATACGGCTGGAGTTATTTCATTATCAAGATTGGCCCTATCTTTTGAACTGTTTTCCAGAGTTTGAAGCAGGCCGCTCTCATAATCCCTTGAAATATGGAAGAGTGCATCTTCAAAATCATCGAACAATTTGTCTAGAGGATCTTTCTGTTTTTCTATCTGCGGGATGGGCTCTTTTGGCTTTGTTTCTTTTGTTATGATCGGATTAATGGTGCCATCGTCTTCTATCTCAATCTCAAGACCGGAGCTTCTGTAGATGGCGACTGTTTCGGCCCTTAGCTTTTGGATCAATGCCGACTCTTTCTTGTCTTCACGCTCTATCTCATCAAAATCAAAGTACCAATCCGTTATTCCAAGAGCTGAAAGCAGAATAGTGTTTATGGGCTCAGAGATTGTCCTCATCCATGCCTTTGTGGTGTTCGCCATCACGTCAATCTGCAGCATCGGGTTGTTCCCAGCCTTTCCGCTCTCAACTGTACCTGCAAAGACTGGGGTCACTCCGTAATTTGAGAGGAGCATGTCACGATAGTAGCGGTGCCACTCCAGAGCCTGGAGTTTTGAGGGATCAGAAAGCACATCATGGATCTCTATCTTGCCTTTCGAGTTTCCCAGGAAAAGATTGAATAGCTTTGAACCTATGCTTTTTCTTTTTTCGGCCATCGATGCTATTGCCTGCTCTAAAGAAGCCACTTCGTCCTGCGTATAGCCCTCGAAGGCGAATATCTTTGCGAGGGTGCCCTTCTCAAAAGTGTCACGATTCAGGAGGTCTAGATTTAGGGCCGCTTCTATCTGATTTATGCATGCCTGGATTATTGGAGTGCCATATTCATCCGGGAGTCTCCTATTGAAGTGGCCCTCTATTATCTCTCTTTTGGAGTAGCGCCTTCTTATCCTTCTCCCGGCATAAAGTACGTATGCCGTCTCCCAAAGCTCTATTTTATGCTTGGGGCACTTCCCCTTTGACTCTGATAAATATTCTTCATCAAGCAGATTGCAGATGGGGCAGAAGTACGACCAATCAGAATCGCCACGCCTAACCTTCCCAATCAAAAGAGGATTCTCAACATAGAGTGCCTGGGGCGCCTCCATTATGAAATACTTTCCCCTGTCGTTCTGCCTTATGTAAGAAAGGGATAGATAATAGTCATCAATACAAAGCTCCCATTTGAGGGCGGATCTTATGATTGAATAAAGATCTATATCTGGATGAGGATTGTCTATGAAGGACTGGAGCTTGTTTTTTTGCTCTAATTCTGGCCTTAATATTTTCCCCCCGCAATCACAACTAACATCTTCAGGTCTATCATACTCTTTCCCGCATTTGCTGCACTTAGAGTTGAAAAGGGGCTTGATCGACCATCCGGCGTTTGTGACCTCACGTATTATTGCGTTGTGGATTGGCTGGACAAGCGGGGAATGATCACAGTATTTCAGGATCTTCTCCTTAGATATCGTTGGGAACTTCGGCTCGGATGTTTCCTTTAAGTAGAGGTTGCCGTCCTGCCCAACTATAGAAAGCTCCTTCTCCAGTAATGCAACTCTATTTTTAAGGCCAGAAATGACTGTGCCGTAGGGATTAATTTTTGCAAGAAAAGACAATCAAAGAGTATTTAGACTGGGTAAAGAGTTTATATGAATTGTCGAATAGCGTATCTAAGATAATTTGTGCGTATAGAAATGTTTAGTCTTGATCAACATTCTCCTCAGTAAAGTGGCCCTTGGCGATAAGAGAATTAATTATTTCTTCGCCAAACATTTCATTTAATTTATCTTTGGAAATATTTTGATTGTTTTTAAGATAGAGAAATACAACTATCTCTTTTTCAGTTAGTTTGTCAAAACTTTTTAGATATTCAAGAGACTTATCTTTTTTATCGAGATTTATTTCCAACTTGGAATCATTTGTTTTCGCATTTGATTTATTTCTTTTCTTAAGGTTTAAAGGAATGTCTTTATAATATAATATATATAAGATTAATAACAAAATTCCGAATAGTAAGATTATAATTCCACCGGTTAAAAAAGAAATGTTCATACCACTCGAAAATATAAGTAGCATTCCAATACATATTATGAAAAATCCTACCCCCATTAAAGCAGAGTTTAAGAATTTTTCTTCTCTATTGCTTTTTTTCCTGACTAAATAGTAAGCTATCCCAGAGGGTATTATTATAAATATAATAATTATAAAAGCAGATAAAAGATATACAAAAATCTCATCCGAAATTATATTGGCGTTTGTCTCTTGTATTGGGGAAGGCTTATCTTTTTTGTCCTGCCCAGTTTCCAATTCAAATATACTTTCCAATTCATATAGATAGGCAAAATCCTTTTGGTATTCGGGCATCCTGCCCAAGATTTCTTTGGCCTTTTCCAATTCAAGATTTGCTGAATTTTGGTATGATTTTATATCTCTTGCTAACATTAGGGCTTCAGGATGAAGGTAGGCATTCTCATCGGATACATTATTTTTGGATAAATAAATAAGTAAATCCCTTAATTTTGGAACACGTAATCCATTGTAATAAGTATATTTAATCAAGCTACTTGCTAATTCTTTTTCATCGTTTGTTGTGGCATGTTCTTTCATTTTACTAAATGTTCGATTGGCTTTTATGTAATGTTCTTCGATAATTGAAAACAATTCTGTGTTATAATCAGTCTTAGTTTTAGATTCAATATCTAAATCATATTGATATTTTTCGGGCGCTTCTTCTATTTTTTTTAGTTCATCAAAACCTTCTCTTCCAGACTCTTTATAATTCGCTTTAGTCCAAAGTGTACACCCGGGAGAAATAATCAATAATAAGAAAGTAATAACAAGAATAGATCTAATAAAGAATTTATAATTATACATGCAATAAGTATATTTTTCCCCATATATAAGAATATGGAAAAAAAATAGGGAAATAGGTAAAAAGTATTTCTTTTCATATTTTCTTAAATAAGCTTAAAAGAAATAATTAACATAAACAGTACATTATTGGATTTTGCGAGTTATGATTTCATGAGCTTGGAACTTATCCCTGAAACAAAGGAGATCCTAGAAAAGGTGGAGAGCCTTACAGAGAAAAGATTCAAATTTATACCAAACAAGGAAATAACATCACATGCAAAGCTTAAGATGGCCAGAAATGATATGGAGAATCATATTGTATACTACAAAGAGGGCGCAAGCCAAAGCATCAATCACATTATAGCCCATGAATGCGGCCACATCATAAGAATATTCAAATCCGATCCTTCAGAAAGATTAATCCCTTTTATATCTTCCAAGAGTTCTGAGACTGCTATCAACGAGATAGCAAATGATATTGATTCCATATCCAAAGTCATGCCTAAATCAAAGGTTGAGAAGTTAATTGAAATGCTTTTCAAGGGGCTAGTAATGCAACTTACAAATCAGCCAGTTGATCTAAAAATCGAAGATTGGATCTATAATGAATATCCTGGATTAAGAGAATTTCAGAAAATCTCTTTTCAATCCCAGCTGCAGGAAGCTTTAGGGGGATTGATTGAAGATGTTAGAAAAATAACACCTTCTAAAATCTATGAAGCTTCACATTCAATGAACTACGCTTATTTTAATGTCCTAGCCAAAAAGACAAAATTTGAGTTACTAGGCAGCTATGATGATTTTGAATTTGAGGATAAAGGCAGATTACTTATCGAGATTATGGACAAATATAAAAACAACTTTGACGGAGATCTAAAAAGAATCAACGATTGGGCCAATATTTTGAATCTTTCTTCGTGGTACGAATGGAAACGATTCGAGGATGTCCCATCAAACTATGAATACATGATTTAATATAATTTTATCTAAAAATTTATATATAAAGTTTTTATCAATTTAACAAAATATCTGAGGCTATCAAATGTCATCAAGAAAATATATCGTGTTTCTAATACCAATTGCTGTT
This window encodes:
- a CDS encoding ADP-ribosyltransferase, whose product is MSFLAKINPYGTVISGLKNRVALLEKELSIVGQDGNLYLKETSEPKFPTISKEKILKYCDHSPLVQPIHNAIIREVTNAGWSIKPLFNSKCSKCGKEYDRPEDVSCDCGGKILRPELEQKNKLQSFIDNPHPDIDLYSIIRSALKWELCIDDYYLSLSYIRQNDRGKYFIMEAPQALYVENPLLIGKVRRGDSDWSYFCPICNLLDEEYLSESKGKCPKHKIELWETAYVLYAGRRIRRRYSKREIIEGHFNRRLPDEYGTPIIQACINQIEAALNLDLLNRDTFEKGTLAKIFAFEGYTQDEVASLEQAIASMAEKRKSIGSKLFNLFLGNSKGKIEIHDVLSDPSKLQALEWHRYYRDMLLSNYGVTPVFAGTVESGKAGNNPMLQIDVMANTTKAWMRTISEPINTILLSALGITDWYFDFDEIEREDKKESALIQKLRAETVAIYRSSGLEIEIEDDGTINPIITKETKPKEPIPQIEKQKDPLDKLFDDFEDALFHISRDYESGLLQTLENSSKDRANLDNEITPAVSDVTLKLGAELRANIHLIFNHAYLNTISKYAKIISKDDINPNILKYRKEYFESYVSPFFDKWEDREKENIFKIIEEEILKGYNWQTVRKRLSEDYFERRDSYYWRMVARTEGTRAFSFASERAAKDLGATEKRFIFTEDGLACVSCVQASKEGWLPIDSETSFGNPPLHPNCRCYYEFRIGPVTKRWDDVPAEKRKDFTEEMQDALWEYSSTSYYINTILRHPLDYLKRISYKLQIERALKAIETMKKIFNLEGSKINEEGVLLWRGLDEADILDHILDPNDPELKDIFDDKGFSSTSKDSDIALAFGYHYMQVSEGHITMLKIHVPYGTRVIYIGNSYEYAQEEVILQNGSIFRINNTSFRDLTESEKELLYNEGMDPERQKNIKVKIYDVDYLGDANIRA